One window from the genome of Nicotiana sylvestris chromosome 9, ASM39365v2, whole genome shotgun sequence encodes:
- the LOC138878008 gene encoding uncharacterized protein, protein MATGKLAKWQILLGEFNILYITQKAVKGQADHLAENPMGGEYEPLKMYFPDEKVLCIGEDITEAYDGWRMFFNGAANFKGVGIGAVLVSKIGQHYHVSAKLSFPCTNNMAEYEACIMGLNLAIDMNVQELLVISDSDLLVHQVQGEWATKNTKTL, encoded by the coding sequence ATGGCgactgggaagttagccaagtggcagatactgttaggTGAGTTCAATATCCTCTATataactcagaaggcggtcaaaggacaagcagaccatcttgctgaaaatcctatgggaggggaatacgaacccttgaaaatgtattttcctgatgaaaaagTATTAtgcataggagaggacattactgaagcttacgacggttggaggatgttctttaatggagctgcaaacttcaaaggagtgggcattggagcggtTTTGGTATCAAAGATAGGTCAACACTACCATGTATCTGCAAAGCTTAGTTTCccgtgcaccaataatatggcagaatatgaggcttgcatcatggggctcaatttaGCCATCGATATGAATGTACAAGAGCTGCTCGTAATTAgcgattcggatcttctggtacatcaggttcaaggagaatgggctactaAGAACACCAAAACACTATAA